Genomic segment of Coffea arabica cultivar ET-39 chromosome 1e, Coffea Arabica ET-39 HiFi, whole genome shotgun sequence:
TTAAccgaatatactttctaaaatgtaaaaatcctaattgcataatgaCTAAttccaagtcaaataaggactaaactttccaaaatacatataacattttatccaatggaagaattagacacttaaaattgaacattttggcCATTATTGGAAAGAATTTGtgatgaaatattggaaaatattttagaaaaattttgacagagtttccccatataaatagataaaactccctgccaacaggctcaatttcaagaaaattatccTCATGACAATATTTCCAAATATGATTCCAATATTTCTAACCCataaacaactaaaatcatGCACTTCAAAACACAATCACCCCATAAGATAAAGTaatccctcccccacacttagaaTTTACAATGTCCATATTGTAGATGAAGGTAAAAGAAACTAATACTCCCCTCAAAAGAAGTAGTGATGCAATTTGAAACCACGATCATCACGATCATCCAATTTCTACTAGCCAAATTCTGCATGAAGGGAAAAATATATATCCATAGAGAGTGAGACCATTCCACACgttttaagaaaaatagaaaaataacaaaaagttAACACTAAATCgaaaataaaagatgaaaaactAAATTCAAGCTGAAAAGAGAGTAAATTATGCAGAGGGGACGCCAAGCTCAATCGCTTTAGTGCTGCCGCCCTATTCACGAGCTGCAGTACCGCCATCCTCCTCACGATCTGCATGCCCCTCATCGGGCATTGGCTCAGGAATCGGTGTAGGGGAGCAGCGAATGTCGAAATGATCCTCGATCGCTCGAAGATGGCGATCATGCTTGTCTAGTCGCTCCGTCATCAACCACTCCGTCTGATCAATGCGCTCCATGACCCGTGTCTCCATACAGCAGATGGCATTGAGGACCTCTTGCCACTTGGATCGCGGCAGAGGGGGTGGTCGTGGAATGGGAGGAAGGAGTCTGCTGTGCCTCCATCTCTTGAGCTTCCTGGTGTGGTTCAGTGTGAGGTGGAGGCTGAGTGAAAGTCGATGCTTCTCCAACATCCCGAACCAGAGAAGCTCCAAAATCCATAGGAATACCCAAGGACCTGAGTACTGAGGCATTGACTTCCTCGGCGGCTCTAGTAACACTGGCTCGCTCGGTTCCCGGAGGAACATTGAGTTGCTCAAAAATAAGGGAGAGCAAGCGAGGGAACCCAAAATAGGTTTCGCCAGCCCTCATGCGAGTTGTGGTCCTCATATAACTGATAATAATGCTTGCCAGAGGAATACCAGTCAGCTGCCGACCGATACCATTCATCATCTTATCCATAAAATAGAGGTCACTATTGCGGAGCTCCCGTTTACCAATCCTTTTGGGTACCACATTGAAGGCGAAGAGATAGAAGATCAGATGGTACCTATGCTCAAAGGAATCGGCGTACACAATGAGCTTCTTCGAACTTCCTCGCTCCCGATATTGACCCTTAAGACGTGCCACAGATTCTTCCACTTGCCATGGGTCACGTGCCTTGAACTCATGGTCAATTTCACATCCTCTCCTTCGTCCTTTAGTTTGACGATTTGGGCGATTTTATGTCGAGTGAGAGCCACTCGCTTGCCTCGAACCCAGGAGACGATGAGGTTGCCACTGTGGCTCTGTTTGTCTTCCACATTGATGTAGAACTCCCGGACCAGATTGGGATAGTAATGTTTCGGCACATTTAGTATAGTCTCCCATCCAAGTCGCTTGAATGTCGTGGAGATCTTGTAGTGGTCATCCACCTCTGGGCCCAAGTGTTTTTCGATTATGATCTCTTTGTCTAAACCGGTCTCGTACCATTGTTGATTTTCAAGCAAAGTGAATCGCATGGTATCATAGTCCGAAGGTGGCTCCTCATGGCTGGTAGATGCCCTCTTACGTCGGGAATGAGGCGGTGACTCAGGTGAAGAAGATTCCTCCACTGGCGACTTCTCATGCAAGGAAGGTGTGTGTTCTTTACCTGAAGAAGGTGAAGGAGTGCAAACACGGGTCCGTCTTGTGCAAGCCATGGTGTCTATATAAAAAACAAGATCACTTCATATCAGTAACAATCTCACTCCTTGGAAATATATGAGAAgtaatttgagaaaattttggcaGAACTTCCCCTTATAAAATGAAggaactccctgccaacaatcaacaaatttaagcaaataATCTGCTTAACACATTCTCAAATCCACTTTTAACATTTAGAAGATATATTTTCAATAAGGATATCAATCCTCACATGATAAATCCAAATGTTTGAGAGGTAAAGCCATTTGCCAGAATAGAATATTATCTCAATGTAAAATGGACTATCAAAGACAATGTGCTATAAAGTTAAGCCTTAAACATCAATTGAACACAACATCTTCTTATACATTACTAAAAACATTCTCAATTCAAACAATTCTCAGCTTTTGGCAATTTCTCTCAAAGCAATACATAACAATCCGCTATACTTAATACAATTTATCATCAATTTGCATAAAAATGAGGTTCATTTCATAAAAACAAATGCAAATTAtccaaagaaacaaaaaattgcaaGCAAAAGTACAATGTGCTTTCATAagaaaaattatacaaaattatcACCATATTAACAAATTTCTCAATTCTAAGCAAACAAGCATTTCTAATGACATATATTAGCACAATGTAATACTATTATAACAAGAAATTTCAACATATATGCATTTCCCTTTTTATgcgaaaaattagaaaaaatataaattggGAATTGTAAAATATCCAAGAAAATTAAGAATTGTTACCTCAAATGTGTAGAGTGATGGTGAAGGTTGATAATGATACAAAAATGGAAGAGAAACAACTCAAAATTTGCCCccaaattgataaaattgaatTCAGCCCCTTTTCTCTGATTTGATGATCAAAAGCccccaaatttttgtttttgatgtgaaattgttgAGGGTTTATGACCAGAAAATGTTGGGGAATGTTTTTATGGTGAAAGATTGAAAGATTAATGGAGAAAATGAAAGATTAGAGGAGAGGGTGTAGGGTTTCGGTGAAATAGGAATaggaaaatctggaaaatgaggAACCAAGCCCTCGGTTTCTTTCTTATCGCGAACCGATCCGAACTCGGATCGGTTCTGGCAGCCCTCGGATCCGCCACTCCAGATGTTCAGATGAGCCCTCGGATCCTACTAGATTTtgttggatccgagctcggatcacctttttgcatttttccagAATGCACGATCCGAACTCGGATCATACCCAATCATGGCTCAGATCCTGAAGGCTCGGATCCGTCTCACCAGAAACACAGACGAGCCCTCGGATCCTGTTGAACAATTTacgatccgaggtcggatctcCAAATTTCGCCTTTAAACCATAAAAGATCCGAGGTCGGGTCCGTCTGGGTTGAGTCAGATCTGAGCTCGGATTTGGCATTTTCTGCAACAATTttagaaactacaaattttcaaactttttctcccttttccaaccaattccaaattacACATTAGACAAACTTTTTATCAATTCCAACTCCCCACGCAAATGTAATATACCATAAACACTAAATCCAACCTCTCAAAACACATCAAATACATCTACATTGCAAATCGATGGGTGAGattctttgatcatttttgcatttttacacCAAAATGGCACCTTTGGGTATGAGATGCACatcaaatgagtccatgagCATTTATAAACATGTTATCACCGAAACTCACTTGAATACACTGGAAATGCAACATTGTATATATGAATGGGAATTCTAAACAGTTAAAATACAATTTGGTAAGAAAACCTCCCTTTTTACGCTTGTTCTTCAAATGCACCTCCAAGATGGATGTTGAAACTCAGATACCTCCTACAAACACATGAAATACATATAATTAGTCAATCAAATAAcaccaaaatattaaaaatacataaaaacACACAACTACAATATTATTATTGGGTTGCCTCTCAATAAGCGCTTTGTTTAAAGTCATTAAGCTCGACTCTCCTACAGCTTCTTTAACTCTCCATTGTGTTTCCTAAGGAGTAAATCACGCCTTCAGGAACTCTTTCTCTGGCCAAATAGAGCTTCAATCTTTGACCATTCACTTTGAATGGAACActattttctccttttattttcacCGCTCCATAAGGAAATGTGCAAACTATTTCAAATGGTCCGGACCATCGAGACTTAAGCTTTCCAGGGAATAGTTTAAGTCTTGAGTTAAATAATAAAACCTTTTGCCCTTCTTCAAGATGCTTCGGAAGAATATGTTTATCATGCCAATATTTGATCTTctctttataaattttggcattttcataCGCATGTAGCCGGTGTTCCTCCAATTCACTTAACTCAAATAGCCTCCTTCCACCTGCAAGATTAAAATCCATGTTAATTGCTTTAATAGCCCAATAAACTCTATGTTCAATCTCTACAGGTAAGTGACAAGATTTTTCATAAATTAAACGATACAGCAACATCTCTAAAGGTGTCTTAAATGCCGTTTGATAAGCTCATAGTGTATCATCTAGCTTTGTAGCGCAATctttgcgtgatttagtcacagttttttccaaaatgagctttatATCTCTATTAGTTAGTTCCGCTTGTCCGTTGGCTTGAGGATGGTACGGAAGTAATGTCTTGTGCCTGCAgccatatttaaacaataagaaGTCAAGTTAtttattacaaaaatattttcctttatCACTAACTATGGCCTTTGGGATACCAAATCTGTAAAAAATGTTCTTTTTAAGAAATCAGAGTACAACCTTAGAGTCATTAGTAGGTGAAGTGATTGCCTCTAcccatttagaaacataatctactgctactaagatgtacttattattaaaagAATTAGGAAATGGTCCTATAAAATCAATACGCCAAACATCAAATAACTCAATTTACAAATATGAAATTAGAGGCATTTCATTCTTTCTAGAGATGTTACCAGTTCTTTGGTATTGATCACAACTTTTAACCTAATTTCTAGCATCTCGGTACATAGTAGGCCAGTAAAATCTAGATTGCCATACCTTTGCTACGATTTTAGTTGTATTAAAATGACCTCCCATTTCAAGAATATGATAATACATTAAAATACTGTGTACCACTTCCTCCGGAACACATCTTCTAATTATTTCATCTGCACAATGTTTATAAAAGAATGGTTCCTCCCAAAAATAATGTTTAGCAtcatttaataattttttctttggTGAAAATTTAAATCACTTGGTATCACTCCACTAACTACAAAATTAACTAAATCAGCATACCATGATGACTTTTGAATTGCCATTAAAAACTCATCTGAAAATTCTTCTTTAATGGATGAATGGTCTTCTTGAAGCATGTTTTTCAGTCTAGAAAGATGATCAGCGACTAAGTTCTCGGAtccttttttatctttgatttccaaatcaaattcctgcaataatAAAATCCATCGAATTAGTCGagattttgcatctttcttattTAAAAGATACTTGAGTGCTGCACGGTCGGTATAAATGACGAGTTTATCCAATGCAAATATCACTGCTAGCAACTCCTTCTCTGTTGTTGCATAGTTGATTTGGGATTCATTTAGCATTTTACTTGCATGATAAATGACATGAAGTCTCTTATCATGTTTTTGCCCAAGAACAGCTCCAATTGCAAAATCACTCGCATCACACATCAATTCGATTGGCAAGCTCCAATCCGGTGATGCTATTATAAATGCGGAGACAAGTTCCTTCTTCAACCTATTAAAAGCAAATAAGCAGTCatcattaaagtgaaaagaaacaTCTTTTGCAAGTAATTCACATAAAGGTTTAGCAATGTTAGAGAAATTCTTAATAAACCGCCGATAAAATGTCACGTGTCCAAAAAAGCTTCGAATGCCTTTCACATTGGTAGGTGGAGGCATTCTCTCAATAACCTCTATTTTGGCTTGATCTACCTCAATATCTTGTGAATAAATTTTGTATCCTAGAACAATACTCTCACAAACCATGAACTGACATTTTTTCCAATTGAGTACAAAGTTTGTTTCTTCACATCTCTGTAAAATTAGATCTAAATTGTTAAGACATTGATCATAAGTAGATCCAAGTACAGAAAAGTCGTCCATGaagatttttatgattttctcattaaaatcagAGAAAATTGCCATCATGCAACATTGAAAAGTGGTCGGTGCATTACACAGTCCAAAAGGCATTCTTCGAAATGCAAATGTGCCGAAAGACAAGTGAATGTGATTTTCTCTTAATCTTCCGGTGCAATGACTATTTGATTGTATCCTGAAAAATTATccaagaaataataaaattcataTCCAACCAATCTTTCTAccatttgatcaagaaaaggaagaggaaaATGATTCTTTCTAGTAGCTGCATTCAGTTTTCTATAATCAATACAGACTCGCCACCCAACCACAACTCTAAAGGGAATCATTTCATCAGTTTTACCACGTACTATGGTTATCCCCCCTTTTTTTGGCACTACATGAATaggagaaatccaaacactatcaGAGATTGAAAAAATTATACATGCATCCAACCATTTAAGAATTTCTATTCTTACCACTTCTTTCATATTTGGATTTAACTTTCTTTGAGTCTCAACCACCGGTTTATTTCTTCCAACAAAATCCTGTGCATACAAATAGTTGGATTAATTTCGTTGATATCAGAAATTGTCCATCCTATAACCTTTAAATGCTTCCTCAAAACACGTAAGAGCTTTCCTAGTTGTTCCTCATCTAGTGCAGTATTGACAATCACCGGCAATGTCTCCTTTTCTCAAAAAATGCATATTTGAGATGTTTAGGGAGCGATTTAAGCTCAAGCAGTGGAGTTTGCTCACACGATGGTGGAGGTAGCCCTTTACTCAACCCTAACTCCTCATACGCATTTCTCCTTTTGTAAGGAACCTGTACCTGCAAAATTCAGTAATTTCTTCAGCTTGTTCCTCTTGTAAGCTTACACCATTAAgacaaagttcaaaagaatcATCATCAAGATTAACTTGACTCATCTCTAATGCCAATTCATCACATATGTTAACAGAGTAAACATGGTCAGTAAAAGAGAGATATTTCTCTACTTTACTCAAATCAAACTCTACTTCCTCTTCaccaatttggaatttgaacTTACCACGTTTAACATCTATTATTGTACCTGCAGTGGCCAGAAATGGTCTACTAAGTATAATAGGTACATTGATATTTTCCTCCAtatctaaaacaacaaaatcaacAGGAATAATGAATTTCTGTATTTTAATAAGCACATTCTCCAATATACCCATTAGATGTCTAATAGACCTGTCAGCCAATTGCAAGGAAATGTTAGTACGTTTTAACTCTTTCAATCCCAATTGCCTAGCCACAATTAAAAGGATCAATGAAACACTCGCACCAAGGTCGCATAGTACTTTAGAGAATTCTACATTACCAATAATACAAGGAACTGTGAAACTTCCCGAATCTTTCAACTTTGGTGGCAATTTATTTTGTATGATGGCACTACATTCTTCCGTTAATGCAATTGTCTCACTATCTACTAACCTCCTTTTCTTAGTCATTATCTTCTTGAGAAATTTTGCATATGaaggaatctgcaaaatagcatcaacaaaaggaatgttaatatgtaattatttgaaaatgtTGACAAACTTCTCAAATTCTTTGTCATTTCTCGAAGGTATCAATCTTTGTGGAAATGACACCGGTGGAGGAATTGGTATTGTCTCATCAATTTGTGGCTCGCTTTCTTCCACCTTGTCTTTCCCTTCAATTGACTTGTTATCATCTCCTAACTCACTCAACTATTTGTTTTCCCTTCTTTCATGTTTTATCACATTTTCAACTACAGGTGGCTCACCCACTTCCTTACCACTTTGGAGGGTTATGGCCTTCACATACTCTCTCGGATTCACCTCAGTCTTGCTAGGTAAATCTCCTTGGTTGCGATTGTTAACTGCATTAGTTATTTGCCCTAATTGGACCTCAACATTCCTGTATATATTGGTGAGTTGGTCCATCCTTCTCTTAATTCTTTCAAACTGTTGAGTAGTGGCACTAACTAGCTTTTCAATATTATCATTtgttacatttgctaacttctCAATTGCCAATTCCCAAACTGATTTAGATTCCAAAAGTGATTGCTTCGGTTGAAAACCCGGCGGATTAACTGGTCTTTATTGGTTCTCTTGATCCTTCCATCCAAAATTCGGGTGATTACACCATCCTGGATTGTAGGTATTGGAATATGGATTATTTTGAGGTGGACGGTTGTAATTGTTGAGATATTGAATCTGTTCGCTGCTAGAGCACATAGAATCATCATGGTCTCCTCCACAGTTAATACAACAAGCAACAACTACTCCTTGATTAGAACTAGAACTAACTTGCCTTTTAAGCATCTTAACCACATTATCCATCTTTGCACTTAACATATTCAAGGTATCTATTTCAAGCATACCTGCTGTTCTCCTTGTATTACCTCGTTCGTTGACCCATTGGTAGTTATTAGCAGccatttttttaatcaattgTTGAGGTTCCTCGGCTGACTTTCCCATCAATGCTCCTCCCGCTGCCGCATCTACATGCGTCTTTTTGGATAAGTGAGACCATTGTAAAATGTTTGCACTATCAACCAATCTGGTAAA
This window contains:
- the LOC113693835 gene encoding uncharacterized protein, with translation MLLYRLIYEKSCHLPVEIEHRVYWAIKAINMDFNLAGGRRLFELSELEEHRLHAYENAKIYKEKIKYWHDKHILPKHLEEGQKVLLFNSRLKLFPGKLKSRWSGPFEIVCTFPYGAVKIKGENSVPFKVNGQRLKLYLARERVPEGVIYSLGNTMES